A genome region from Panicum virgatum strain AP13 chromosome 4K, P.virgatum_v5, whole genome shotgun sequence includes the following:
- the LOC120704406 gene encoding probable serine/threonine-protein kinase PBL17 codes for MTSTGAADAWLCIMRRVARQIKACRQPGRWPPKSKEAPCSDHSSRRLPPVVFISLWTRLAPPSLDPTHHLSPRRVVGGRRRSAALATARPERSNASSSSCWMISSLPPLFQKMHRWILPSCGDIRPSRPSSSRRRVAEAPPASPPKLRKVVSEGTLAVPKDVEEFRTMSAYGFLKLFTYEDLRLATGDFNPGQIVGEGGFGVVYRGFIDDAVCKGFAPTEVAVKELNPEGLQGDREWLTEVSYLGQYSHPNLVELIGYCCEDDHRLLVYEFMAKGSLEHHLFRRSCTLSWTMRVAIALDVARGLSFLHGAERPIIYRDFKTSNILLDADFNAKLSDFGLAKAGPMGGATHVSTRVMGTYGYAAPEYMATGHLTVMSDVYGFGVVLLEMLVGRRAMEPSRAGGREGSLVDWARPILIRPKKLERILDRRMGGPTRGLGRVARLAYDCLSQNPKVRPSMSRVVITLEAVLAAGAEEEGEEEGAAAAEA; via the exons ATGACCAGCACGGGCGCAGCAGACGCGTGGCTCTGCATAATGCGCCGCGTCGCACGCCAAATTAAGGCATGCAGGCAGCCGGGGCGCTGGCCACCCAAAAGCAAGGAAGCTCCCTGCTCCGACCATTCCTCCCGTCGCCTCCCTCCGGTCGTATTCATCTCGCTCTGGACCCGCctcgctcctccctccctcgacCCCACCCACCATCTCTCTCCCCGGCGCGTGGTCGGAGGCCGCCGTCGGTCGGCCGCCCTCGCCACCGCCCGGCCGGAGAGATCGaacgcatcatcatcatcctgctGGATGATCAGCAGCCTGCCACCGCTCTTCCAGAAGATGCATCGGTGGATCCTCCCCAGCTGCGGCGACATCCGGCCGTCGCGGCCGTCGTCGTCCCGCCGCCGAG TTGCtgaggcgccgccggcgtccccgccgaagctgaggaaggtggTGTCGGAGGGGACGCTGGCGGTGCCCAAGGACGTGGAGGAGTTCCGGACGATGTCGGCGTACGGGTTCCTCAAGCTCTTCACGTACGAGGACCTCAGGCTGGCCACCGGCGACTTCAACCCCGGCCAGATCGTCGGCGAGGGCGGCTTCGGCGTCGTCTACCGAGGGTTCATCGACGACGCCGTCTGCAAGGGCTTCGCGCCCACCGAGGTCGCCGTCAAGGAGCTCAACCCGGAGGGCCTCCAGGGAGACAGGGAGTGGCTG ACGGAGGTGAGCTACCTCGGGCAGTACAGCCACCCGAACCTGGTGGAGCTCATCGGCTACTGCTGCGAGGACGACCACCGGCTGCTGGTGTACGAGTTCATGGCCAAGGGCAGCCTGGAGCACCACCTGTTCCGGCGCTCCTGCACCCTGTCTTGGACGATGCGGGTGGCCATCGCGCTCGACGTCGCCAGGggcctctccttcctccacggcgCCGAGCGCCCCATCATCTACCGGGACTTCAAGACCTCCAACATCTTGCTCGACGCG GATTTCAACGCCAAGCTGTCGGATTTCGGGCTCGCCAAGGCGGGGCCCATGGGCGGCGCCACGCACGTCTCCACCAGGGTCATGGGCACCTACGGCTACGCCGCGCCGGAGTACATGGCCACCG GGCACCTGACGGTGATGAGCGACGTGTACGGCTTCGGCGTGGTGCTGCTGGAGATGCTGGTGGGGCGGCGCGCCATGGAGCCGAGCCGCGCGGGGGGGCGCGAGGGCAGCCTGGTGGACTGGGCGCGGCCCATCCTGATCCGGCCCAAGAAGCTGGAGCGGATCCTGGACCGGCGGATGGGCGGCCCGACGCGGGGCCTGGGCCGCGTGGCCCGCCTCGCCTACGACTGCCTCAGCCAGAACCCCAAGGTCCGGCCCTCCATGTCCAGGGTCGTCATCACGCTCGaggccgtcctcgccgccggcgccgaggaagaaggagaggaagaaggcgcggcggccgccgaggcTTAG
- the LOC120704407 gene encoding uncharacterized protein LOC120704407 — MEETATATATAAAESAAEKATSYRYWVREATGDAAPLPAPRKLDAADLAANPAPATLGSVWNQAGTWEEKNLNSWANSRIKDLLGSLDPLEFSTGKASVYEVSRCSGDAFLVTVRNKKRVGYTYELSLKFKGEWLIEEENKKVKGHLEIPEFSFGELEDLEVNVRLSEDKDISSDIKAQICKDMKSFLAPIQEKLREFEKELKDR; from the exons ATGGAGGAGactgcgacggcgacggcgacggcggcggcggagtctgCGGCGGAGAAGGCGACGTCGTACAGGTACTGGGTGCGGGAGGCGACGGGCGACGCGGCGCCGCTACCCGCGCCCCGcaagctcgacgccgccgaccTCGCGGCCAACCCTGCGCCGGCCACCCTCGGCTCCGTCTGGAACCAG GCTGGCACCTGGGAGGAAAAGAACCTGAATTCATGGGCCAATAGTAGGATAAAG GATTTACTGGGGTCTTTAGATCCTTTGGAATTCTCTACTGGCAAGGCTTCTGTTTATGAAGTATCCAGATGCTCAGGCGAT GCGTTCTTAGTCACAGTTCGCAATAAGAAGAGAGTGGGCTATACTTATGAACTGAGCTTGAAATTCAAAG GTGAATGGTTAATTGAGGAAGAAAACAAGAAGGTCAAGGGTCACCTGGAGATTCCTGAATTTTCGTTTGGCGAGCTTGAAGACTTGGAG GTAAATGTAAGGTTGAGCGAAGACAAGGATATCTCATCTGACATCAAAGCGCAGATTTGCAAGGATATGAAGTCCTTCCTTGCACCTATTCAGGAGAAACTGCGCGAGTTCGAAAAGGAGCTGAAAGATAGATAG